Proteins from a genomic interval of Longimicrobiaceae bacterium:
- the ribE gene encoding 6,7-dimethyl-8-ribityllumazine synthase has product MIEHSGMLRGEGRRFGIVVGRFNELVTRQLLLGARDCLLRHGVSDDDVEAVWVPGAFEIPSALRRLARAERFDALIALGAVIRGGTPHFDYVAGQVASGVSAVAAGTDVPVVFGVLTTDTIEQAIERAGTKAGNKGWDAAMTALEMADLFARMDGEART; this is encoded by the coding sequence ATGATCGAGCATTCGGGGATGCTGCGGGGCGAGGGACGGCGGTTCGGGATCGTGGTGGGACGCTTCAACGAGCTGGTGACTCGGCAGCTCCTCCTGGGCGCGCGCGACTGCCTGCTCCGGCACGGGGTGTCGGACGACGACGTCGAGGCGGTGTGGGTCCCCGGCGCCTTCGAGATCCCCTCGGCGCTGCGCCGCCTGGCGCGCGCGGAGCGCTTCGACGCGCTGATCGCGCTGGGGGCGGTGATCCGGGGGGGGACGCCGCACTTCGACTACGTCGCGGGGCAGGTCGCCAGCGGGGTCTCGGCGGTGGCCGCGGGCACGGACGTGCCGGTGGTGTTCGGGGTGCTCACCACGGACACCATCGAGCAGGCGATCGAGCGCGCCGGGACCAAGGCCGGCAACAAGGGCTGGGACGCGGCCATGACGGCGCTGGAGATGGCCGACCTGTTCGCGCGCATGGACGGGGAGGCCCGCACGTGA